One genomic region from Zalophus californianus isolate mZalCal1 chromosome 2, mZalCal1.pri.v2, whole genome shotgun sequence encodes:
- the GOLGA7 gene encoding golgin subfamily A member 7 isoform X1, whose product MRPQQAPVSGKVFIQRDYSSGTRCQFQTKFPAELENRIDRQQFEETVRTLNNLYAEAEKLGGQSYLEGCLACLTAYTIFLCMETHYEKVLKKVSKYIQEQNEKIYAPQGLLLTDPIERGLRVIEITIYEDRGMSSGR is encoded by the exons ATGAGGCCGCAGCAGGCGCCGGTGTCTGGGAAGGTATTCATTCAGCGAGACTACAGCAGTGGCACACGGTGCCAGTTCCAGACCAAGTTCCCCGCGGAGCTGGAGAACCGG ATTGATAGACAGCAGTTTGAAGAAACAGTTCGAACTCTAAATAACCTTTATGCAGAAGCAGAGAAGCTTGGGGGCCAATCCTATCTTGAAGGCTGTTTGGCTTGTTTAACAGCATACACCATCTTCTTATGCATGGAAACTCATTATGAGAAG GTTCTGAAGAAAGTGTCCAAATACATTCAAGAGCAGAATGAGAAGATATATGCTCCCCAAGGCCTCCTCCTGACAGATCCCATTGAGAGAGGACTTCGAGTT ATTGAAATCACCATTTATGAAGACAGAGGCATGAGCAGTGGAAGATAA
- the GOLGA7 gene encoding golgin subfamily A member 7 isoform X2 produces the protein MRPQQAPVSGKVFIQRDYSSGTRCQFQTKFPAELENRIDRQQFEETVRTLNNLYAEAEKLGGQSYLEGCLACLTAYTIFLCMETHYEKVLKKVSKYIQEQNEKIYAPQGLLLTDPIERGLRVFRLKSPFMKTEA, from the exons ATGAGGCCGCAGCAGGCGCCGGTGTCTGGGAAGGTATTCATTCAGCGAGACTACAGCAGTGGCACACGGTGCCAGTTCCAGACCAAGTTCCCCGCGGAGCTGGAGAACCGG ATTGATAGACAGCAGTTTGAAGAAACAGTTCGAACTCTAAATAACCTTTATGCAGAAGCAGAGAAGCTTGGGGGCCAATCCTATCTTGAAGGCTGTTTGGCTTGTTTAACAGCATACACCATCTTCTTATGCATGGAAACTCATTATGAGAAG GTTCTGAAGAAAGTGTCCAAATACATTCAAGAGCAGAATGAGAAGATATATGCTCCCCAAGGCCTCCTCCTGACAGATCCCATTGAGAGAGGACTTCGAGTT TTTAGATTGAAATCACCATTTATGAAGACAGAGGCATGA